One window of Microcoleus vaginatus PCC 9802 genomic DNA carries:
- the rsmI gene encoding 16S rRNA (cytidine(1402)-2'-O)-methyltransferase: MQPNPNTGTLYIVGTPIGNLEDMTFRGIRILQTVDFIAAEDTRHTGKLLHHFQIQTPQISYHEHNQHQRLPELIDKLHLGKDIALVTDAGMPGISDPGYELVKACADANINIIPIPGPTACIVGITASGLPTERFVFEGFLPVKGQERQQSLEALQIESRTIILYESPHRLRQTLQDLANTLGSDRQIVLARELTKMHEEFWRGSMESAIELYTNREPQGEFTLVIAGIQTAAPIFSEDAIKAELQTLIAEGISRSQASRQLAQQTSLPRRQIYQLALTIGDNESLEQPLDDL; encoded by the coding sequence ATGCAGCCAAATCCCAATACAGGAACACTTTACATCGTAGGAACCCCGATCGGCAACCTCGAAGACATGACATTTCGCGGCATCCGAATCTTGCAAACAGTAGACTTCATCGCCGCCGAAGATACCCGCCATACCGGCAAACTTTTGCACCACTTTCAAATCCAAACGCCCCAAATCAGCTATCACGAACACAACCAACACCAGCGACTTCCCGAACTTATCGACAAACTGCATTTAGGCAAAGATATCGCCCTCGTCACCGATGCCGGAATGCCGGGAATTTCTGACCCCGGATACGAGTTAGTCAAAGCTTGCGCCGATGCTAATATTAACATTATTCCGATTCCCGGCCCGACCGCCTGCATTGTTGGCATAACTGCATCAGGATTACCCACAGAAAGATTTGTATTTGAAGGTTTCTTACCCGTGAAAGGTCAAGAACGCCAACAAAGTTTAGAAGCTTTGCAAATAGAATCCCGCACTATAATCTTATACGAATCTCCCCACCGATTGCGGCAAACTTTACAAGATTTAGCAAATACTTTGGGAAGCGACAGACAGATTGTGCTGGCGAGAGAGTTAACTAAAATGCACGAAGAGTTTTGGCGTGGTAGTATGGAAAGTGCGATCGAGCTTTACACCAATCGCGAACCCCAGGGAGAATTTACCCTCGTAATAGCCGGCATCCAAACAGCAGCCCCAATATTTTCCGAAGACGCCATTAAAGCAGAATTGCAAACATTAATTGCAGAAGGCATAAGTCGTTCCCAAGCCAGCCGCCAGCTAGCGCAACAAACATCCCTCCCCCGCCGCCAAATCTACCAACTCGCCCTCACAATAGGCGACAATGAATCGCTAGAACAACCCTTAGATGACTTGTGA
- a CDS encoding DUF4347 domain-containing protein — protein sequence MYFFETAVRWIMPNLNIPVSVRSIAFIDTQVEDYQSLIAGVTPGTEVVVLDGNRDAIDQITEILGDRSNIDSIHIVSHGAPGSLQLGDVRFSLDDIECDRQDLQQWFSPVPYSISDTRPNILLYGCCVAAGETGKAFVKRLSELTGARVAASQNLTGSVAKGGDWFLEVRTGKIETPLVFEAEVLAAYEYVLNSFGAATNFPITYSLRKVATGDFNKDGNLDLAFATTGEARNVSIALGDGTGKFGAATNLNTSPPSDLSTYSVAVGDFNKDGNSDLVTANNATNNVSLLLGNGDGTFGTATYFGVGSRPYTVAVGDFNGDGNSDLATANQTSNNVSILRGNGNGTFGAATNLSVGSNPYFVVVGDFNKDGKSDLATANFGSNSVSILLQNADGTFGAATNFSVGNSPNYIALGDFNGDNNPDLATSNQISSNVSILLGNGTGSFSAANNFSVGTQPLAIASGDFNADGKVDLATADNGAGDVSVLFGSGNGSFGTATTFLVAASPQGIVVGDFNKDGLSDLATANFASQNTSILLNTSPAVNFGAATYSGTEGTADTVVNIPVTISATPDAAVTVPIVIDPTTTATENSDYTFSPTTVTFPAGTTTLTQNVAVTIKPDNLPENAETAILNLGTITGSVAGTTKQTTLTIAANGTVSYAIAADIATMDEGNTGTKPLTFTATRSGDTGGVSSVNYTIGGTATNVSDYNNIGGISGATAVTGTINFAAGETSKTLTLDVLGDTLVEPDETIAVTLSSPTSPGVTPTIITATATTTITNDDKADFTVNPISGLTTSEVGGKAEFTVKLNAQPTANVTIGLRSDTVAEGTVSTNSLTFTPANYNQPQTITVSGVDDLVADGPQPYKIVTAAAVSTDANYNNLDPDDVTVTNTDNDTPGITINPTAGLITGEDGTPANFTAVLNTQPTADVTIGLNTDNVAEGTVSTNSLTFTPANWSVPQPVTVTGVEDSIADGDIDYKIVTEAAVSTDANYSNRDVADVSITNKDNDTAGISITPTATTATEGGANGSYELKLTSQPIAPVTITLTTGEQIQAIAPVTFTADNWNDAQTVTVQAVDDTIVEGGHSANLTHSVTSTDAKYNVVVVPGVTVAIADNDTTPTPTPEPPTPTPEPPTPTPEPLTPTPEPPTPTPEPPTPTPEPPTPTPEPPTPTPEPPTPEPPTPTPEPPTPTPEPPTPTPPTPVGNIDTQKNWCGVEAGLDKLEKILEDQLQAVNLPIVGPLKDISPDFIGNFKTKLVDTIKNHGNQSLSQLESSLRTALGSDFNVALTENSSADESSLLITLSKQYQFPEINLSQNLGVPALSLDVDGKAKSKYNYNLSLGVGVSKDFGCYIDTDKTKLTANIDLNLDDQFKAKGNLGFFQVDLANDTNNPTKVDANLEVKLNDLDNLGAPNDGSRLTLPELQGNYQFKDLFNANLTSNANLGLTAKTSINGNAAFPSYNFDLAVDWPILNYANGQLTGPQKPTVAFNNMQLDLGTFVNNFAKPIIGKISDVIKPFRPVINFLNADTKLLSKIGLAGPFDKNGDGIVSVLELAAKISGRDIDTRFLEAVAKVDKVVDLANQIANSPDKIDLGSYTLGNIDVADPSANLQNALPVPTNAVQQTANQQINSKTSATVKDFLNALQDIDGFDLPLLTKPETAIQLLIGKPDVPVFTYQMPKLGFDFNIDQKFPIWGPIEGLLEGNFSASAHLGFGYDTYGLNQWKNSNFDAGSADKVLDGFYVSDRENADGTGPDVDELSLDASIAVGAGIDAKIVEGYVKGGIQGKVGIDLIDIGEFQPKQGGDGKIRTSEITSRISQPSELFDVAGQVNAFLAAEAKVISVKFCEKTIPAVKVWTPWGRKKITPEINIPYPCGFDYKTVYDNNLATFELASFSLGPSSSTRGRAINGYMAGATVFFDANFNGIKDDSEPFSITNADGSFDLDVSLDKFDTNNSGDLEPDEGKIVLRDGINTSTYLPQQTPLFATPDAIVVTPLTTLMTELVEQGTDQNQAQIQVKSALGLSSAIDLTSYDPLQAITQNDPNALAVYAAHAQVQNTIVLITDLISGASNTAKNEIASSVISAVADQIKSGTVDLSNSTQVQTIIQSATTQLQVPQVSSIASDAASIIAEGNQRIKAIVSSNSSPSDAATEIARIQKVAQGEVAQDLLQVAAGNKTIQSAISENTGASLNTKIQAATANNPTVRNTLDTDDSIAPSTPEEPFPSSGIELVKDGENTSESTDGDDTLMGSASDDILRGKKGNDLLFSLDGNDWMNGNQGNDLTDGGIGDDTLYGGKGFDTLTGGASSDFISGNRGEDIVIGEKGDDTLYGGQGNDILLGGQGNDFLSGDLGDDTLVGDVGNDKFLLSSYSGIDTIDDFEVGKDLLVLGNGLSFSQLAILEDSGATLIRFAQTGEILASLSGISASSISAVNFGLI from the coding sequence TTGTATTTTTTTGAAACCGCAGTCAGGTGGATTATGCCAAATTTAAATATTCCAGTTTCAGTAAGGTCGATCGCCTTTATCGACACTCAAGTTGAAGATTATCAAAGTTTGATTGCCGGGGTAACACCGGGTACGGAAGTAGTCGTTTTGGATGGGAACCGGGATGCGATCGACCAAATTACTGAAATTTTAGGTGATCGCAGCAATATTGACAGCATTCACATCGTTTCTCACGGTGCTCCGGGCAGCTTGCAACTCGGCGACGTTCGCTTTAGTTTAGATGATATAGAGTGCGATCGGCAGGATCTACAGCAGTGGTTTTCGCCAGTGCCCTACTCAATCAGCGACACTCGACCTAATATCCTCTTGTACGGGTGCTGTGTAGCAGCAGGCGAGACAGGTAAAGCATTTGTCAAACGCTTGAGTGAGTTAACCGGGGCAAGAGTTGCGGCCTCCCAAAACCTCACGGGAAGTGTAGCAAAGGGCGGCGACTGGTTCCTAGAAGTCAGAACCGGGAAAATTGAAACGCCGCTGGTATTTGAAGCCGAAGTATTAGCAGCTTACGAGTATGTTTTGAATAGTTTTGGTGCTGCGACTAATTTTCCCATAACATACAGTCTCCGTAAAGTTGCCACTGGCGATTTTAACAAAGACGGCAATCTTGACCTAGCCTTTGCAACCACTGGAGAGGCTCGCAACGTCTCGATCGCACTGGGAGATGGCACTGGCAAATTTGGCGCTGCCACTAATCTTAACACCAGCCCGCCAAGCGATCTCTCTACCTACTCTGTCGCTGTAGGCGACTTTAACAAAGACGGTAATTCTGACCTGGTTACGGCTAATAATGCGACTAACAACGTTTCTCTCCTGTTAGGAAATGGCGATGGCACTTTTGGTACTGCCACCTACTTTGGTGTGGGGTCAAGGCCCTATACCGTCGCTGTGGGAGACTTCAACGGGGACGGCAATTCAGATTTAGCTACAGCCAATCAAACCTCTAACAACGTCTCCATCTTGCGGGGAAATGGTAATGGTACTTTTGGCGCAGCTACTAATTTGAGCGTGGGGTCAAATCCTTATTTTGTGGTTGTCGGCGACTTTAACAAGGATGGCAAGTCAGACTTAGCGACAGCGAACTTTGGTTCTAACAGCGTATCCATCCTGTTGCAGAATGCTGATGGCACCTTCGGCGCCGCCACTAACTTTAGTGTTGGAAATAGCCCTAATTACATTGCTTTAGGAGACTTTAATGGGGACAACAATCCTGACTTAGCAACCAGCAATCAAATCTCAAGCAACGTATCAATACTGTTAGGAAATGGCACAGGAAGCTTTAGTGCAGCTAACAACTTTAGCGTTGGAACACAACCCCTTGCTATTGCTAGTGGTGACTTCAATGCCGATGGAAAAGTCGATTTAGCTACAGCCGACAATGGAGCGGGCGATGTCTCCGTCTTGTTTGGAAGTGGCAATGGCAGCTTTGGGACTGCCACTACTTTTCTTGTGGCAGCCAGTCCCCAAGGTATTGTTGTAGGCGATTTTAACAAAGATGGCTTATCCGATTTAGCTACGGCGAACTTTGCCTCTCAAAACACCTCGATTCTGCTGAATACATCCCCGGCGGTAAATTTCGGTGCTGCAACTTACAGTGGCACTGAAGGAACTGCGGATACAGTAGTCAATATTCCCGTTACTATCAGCGCTACTCCTGACGCTGCTGTAACAGTCCCAATTGTCATCGACCCCACTACCACAGCCACCGAAAATTCAGACTACACTTTTTCGCCTACTACTGTTACTTTCCCCGCCGGCACTACTACTCTCACTCAGAATGTTGCAGTTACTATCAAACCTGACAATCTCCCTGAAAACGCCGAAACCGCAATTCTCAACTTGGGCACAATCACCGGTAGCGTGGCAGGTACAACCAAACAAACAACATTAACTATTGCTGCTAACGGTACTGTTTCTTATGCCATTGCCGCCGATATTGCAACCATGGACGAAGGTAATACCGGCACAAAGCCTCTGACTTTCACTGCGACTCGCAGCGGCGACACAGGCGGGGTAAGTAGCGTCAATTATACCATTGGAGGAACAGCTACAAACGTCAGCGATTACAACAACATCGGTGGCATTTCTGGCGCAACTGCTGTTACTGGCACCATTAATTTTGCCGCCGGTGAAACATCCAAAACTCTTACTCTGGATGTATTAGGCGACACCCTAGTTGAACCCGACGAAACCATAGCCGTCACCCTTTCAAGTCCCACAAGCCCGGGCGTAACACCGACAATTATTACTGCTACCGCTACCACAACTATTACTAATGATGACAAAGCCGATTTCACAGTTAACCCAATATCGGGATTAACTACAAGTGAAGTTGGTGGCAAGGCAGAATTTACAGTCAAACTCAACGCTCAACCTACTGCTAACGTTACCATCGGTTTGAGGAGTGACACTGTTGCAGAAGGAACAGTTTCAACTAATAGCTTAACTTTCACTCCGGCTAACTACAATCAACCGCAAACAATAACAGTGAGTGGTGTTGACGATTTAGTAGCTGATGGCCCTCAACCTTACAAAATTGTCACGGCTGCTGCTGTGAGTACCGATGCTAATTACAATAACCTCGATCCTGATGATGTCACCGTCACCAACACTGACAATGACACTCCTGGAATTACAATTAATCCGACGGCGGGATTAATTACGGGTGAAGATGGCACTCCTGCTAACTTTACTGCGGTTCTGAATACTCAGCCGACTGCTGATGTTACTATCGGTTTGAACACGGATAATGTTGCCGAGGGAACAGTTTCGACTAATAGTTTAACATTCACTCCGGCTAACTGGAGTGTACCGCAGCCGGTGACAGTAACAGGGGTTGAGGATAGCATTGCTGACGGCGATATTGACTACAAAATTGTCACGGAGGCTGCTGTTAGTACCGATGCCAATTACAGCAACCGAGATGTAGCGGATGTTAGCATTACCAATAAGGACAATGATACCGCTGGTATTTCTATTACTCCCACGGCAACAACTGCTACAGAAGGCGGTGCAAATGGCAGTTATGAGCTCAAATTAACGTCGCAGCCGATCGCCCCTGTAACTATCACTCTCACAACAGGTGAGCAGATTCAGGCGATCGCCCCTGTGACTTTCACTGCAGATAATTGGAACGACGCTCAAACAGTTACAGTGCAGGCTGTTGACGATACGATTGTGGAAGGGGGACACAGCGCTAATCTTACTCACAGTGTGACTAGCACTGATGCTAAGTATAATGTGGTTGTGGTTCCAGGGGTGACGGTGGCGATCGCGGATAACGACACTACACCCACACCGACACCAGAACCGCCGACACCGACACCAGAACCGCCGACGCCGACACCAGAACCGCTGACACCGACACCAGAACCGCCGACGCCGACACCAGAACCGCCGACGCCGACACCAGAACCGCCGACGCCGACACCAGAACCGCCGACGCCGACACCAGAACCGCCGACGCCAGAACCGCCGACACCGACACCAGAACCGCCGACGCCGACACCAGAACCGCCGACGCCGACACCGCCAACGCCTGTTGGTAACATCGACACGCAGAAGAATTGGTGCGGCGTAGAAGCTGGATTGGATAAACTTGAGAAAATTCTTGAGGACCAATTACAGGCAGTTAACCTACCCATTGTCGGCCCCCTCAAGGACATTTCCCCAGATTTTATTGGCAACTTCAAGACTAAGTTAGTCGATACGATTAAAAATCATGGAAATCAAAGTCTGAGTCAGTTAGAAAGTAGCCTCCGCACGGCACTGGGATCTGACTTCAATGTTGCTCTAACTGAGAATTCTAGTGCTGATGAAAGTAGCTTGCTAATTACTCTGAGCAAGCAATATCAGTTTCCCGAGATCAATCTCTCGCAAAATTTAGGAGTACCAGCCTTAAGCTTAGATGTAGATGGAAAAGCCAAATCAAAATACAACTACAACTTGTCCCTAGGAGTTGGTGTTAGTAAAGATTTTGGCTGCTACATAGATACTGACAAAACCAAATTAACCGCCAACATTGACTTGAACCTAGATGACCAATTCAAGGCTAAAGGCAACTTAGGTTTTTTCCAAGTTGACCTGGCAAACGATACCAACAACCCTACTAAAGTCGATGCCAACCTCGAAGTTAAGCTTAATGACTTAGACAATCTCGGCGCCCCGAATGATGGCTCTCGCCTCACCTTGCCAGAACTGCAAGGCAACTATCAGTTTAAAGACTTATTCAATGCCAACTTAACGAGCAATGCTAATCTCGGTCTCACAGCAAAAACCAGCATCAACGGCAATGCTGCATTCCCCTCGTATAACTTCGACTTAGCAGTGGATTGGCCAATCCTAAATTACGCTAACGGTCAATTAACAGGGCCACAAAAGCCTACAGTTGCGTTTAACAATATGCAACTTGATTTGGGAACATTTGTCAATAATTTTGCCAAACCAATTATCGGTAAAATTTCCGATGTCATCAAACCATTTCGACCCGTTATCAACTTCCTCAATGCCGACACCAAGTTACTGTCTAAAATCGGTCTAGCGGGGCCGTTTGATAAAAATGGGGATGGCATAGTCAGTGTACTAGAGCTGGCAGCAAAAATATCTGGCCGCGATATCGATACTCGCTTTTTAGAGGCGGTTGCCAAGGTTGATAAAGTTGTGGATTTGGCAAACCAAATAGCAAATTCTCCAGATAAAATCGACTTGGGTTCCTACACTCTGGGTAATATAGATGTTGCCGACCCAAGTGCTAATCTTCAGAATGCTTTACCAGTTCCAACAAATGCTGTACAGCAAACGGCTAACCAACAAATTAACTCCAAAACAAGCGCCACTGTCAAGGACTTCTTAAATGCTTTACAAGATATTGATGGCTTTGATTTGCCACTATTAACGAAACCAGAAACCGCAATTCAATTGTTGATAGGTAAACCGGATGTTCCGGTCTTCACCTATCAGATGCCCAAACTGGGATTTGACTTTAATATCGATCAAAAATTTCCAATCTGGGGGCCGATAGAGGGTTTACTGGAAGGGAATTTTAGTGCTTCAGCTCATCTAGGATTTGGGTATGATACCTACGGATTAAACCAGTGGAAAAACTCAAATTTTGATGCGGGTTCTGCTGACAAAGTTTTGGATGGATTTTATGTGAGCGATCGCGAAAATGCTGACGGTACAGGGCCAGATGTTGACGAACTCAGTCTTGACGCTAGTATTGCCGTGGGTGCAGGGATAGATGCGAAAATTGTCGAGGGTTATGTCAAAGGTGGAATTCAAGGAAAAGTCGGCATTGATTTGATAGATATTGGAGAATTCCAGCCCAAACAAGGCGGCGACGGAAAAATCCGAACATCGGAAATCACTTCGCGCATCAGCCAGCCCTCAGAACTGTTTGATGTAGCAGGACAAGTTAATGCTTTCTTGGCTGCTGAAGCTAAGGTAATTTCAGTTAAATTCTGTGAGAAAACCATTCCCGCAGTAAAAGTTTGGACGCCCTGGGGTCGCAAAAAGATCACCCCTGAAATCAACATACCTTATCCTTGTGGATTTGATTACAAAACAGTCTACGATAATAACTTGGCCACATTTGAGTTAGCTAGCTTTAGTTTGGGGCCGAGTTCTAGCACTAGGGGCAGAGCAATTAACGGTTACATGGCCGGGGCGACTGTCTTCTTCGATGCCAACTTTAATGGAATCAAAGATGACAGCGAACCGTTCTCAATTACTAACGCGGATGGCAGCTTTGACTTAGATGTCTCTCTTGACAAGTTCGACACAAATAACAGTGGCGACCTCGAACCGGATGAAGGCAAAATTGTACTTAGAGACGGCATCAATACCTCTACTTATTTGCCGCAGCAAACGCCCCTCTTTGCCACACCTGATGCTATTGTCGTCACTCCGTTAACTACCCTAATGACCGAGTTGGTCGAGCAAGGGACTGACCAAAATCAGGCGCAAATTCAGGTAAAATCTGCACTGGGACTGTCGTCAGCAATTGACTTGACTAGCTACGATCCGCTACAGGCAATTACTCAAAACGACCCGAACGCTTTGGCGGTTTATGCAGCACACGCTCAGGTGCAAAATACCATTGTTTTGATAACTGATTTAATTAGCGGTGCTTCAAATACCGCGAAAAATGAGATTGCCTCTAGCGTAATTTCCGCCGTTGCCGATCAAATTAAATCTGGCACTGTCGATTTAAGCAATTCCACACAAGTGCAGACGATTATTCAGTCGGCGACGACTCAACTGCAAGTACCGCAAGTATCTAGTATTGCTTCGGATGCTGCCTCTATTATTGCAGAGGGAAATCAGCGGATAAAGGCGATCGTCTCCAGCAATTCCTCGCCCTCAGATGCCGCGACAGAAATCGCCCGCATACAAAAAGTCGCACAAGGAGAAGTAGCCCAAGATTTACTGCAAGTCGCAGCCGGAAATAAAACGATTCAGTCGGCGATTTCCGAAAATACTGGTGCATCTCTAAATACCAAAATTCAGGCGGCGACAGCTAACAACCCAACAGTCCGCAATACCTTAGATACTGATGACTCGATCGCACCATCTACACCAGAAGAACCCTTCCCCAGCAGCGGTATTGAATTAGTTAAAGATGGGGAAAATACTAGCGAAAGTACAGATGGCGACGATACCCTCATGGGCAGCGCTAGCGATGATATATTGCGCGGTAAAAAAGGAAATGACTTGCTGTTTAGCCTTGATGGCAATGATTGGATGAATGGCAATCAGGGGAACGACTTAACAGATGGTGGAATTGGGGACGATACGCTTTATGGCGGAAAGGGTTTTGATACTTTGACTGGTGGTGCCAGCAGTGACTTTATTTCTGGCAATCGAGGTGAAGACATCGTAATTGGTGAAAAGGGCGACGATACCCTCTACGGCGGTCAAGGCAATGATATTCTGCTAGGAGGTCAGGGTAACGATTTCCTCAGTGGCGATTTGGGGGATGATACCTTAGTAGGGGATGTAGGCAATGATAAATTCTTACTCTCTAGCTATTCCGGTATTGATACAATTGATGA
- a CDS encoding cupin-like domain-containing protein: MPDTQPLSITLPPLRITLTEQQQVNLEWLTQNLPNLLTPSKQELPDNMKQWVAANKLLNQPDAEIIQTLINTGIDAETATAEVREISSHPYFQAGSQYVQLLQKLESHLRISNQLAALSSKFGTIERKSSLSREYFLENYYAKNTPVIITNIMHNWKALQLWTPEYLQQKYGDVEVQIQANRNSDPNYEIKIENHKKIVLFRKYVEMVVKGGPSNDYYMVANNKTLEREEFKSLFDDIEIFPEYLNPTDTKGRVFFWFGPKGTITPLHHDPVNLILAQVSGRKLIKLISPQQTPLLYNHVGVFSKVDGENPDYDKYPLYRDAKIIEVILEPGEAIFIPVGWWHHVKSLEVSISVSFTNFVFPNYYEWKYPHINW, encoded by the coding sequence ATGCCTGACACCCAACCTCTAAGTATCACCCTTCCCCCTTTGCGGATTACCCTCACAGAACAACAGCAAGTTAACCTAGAATGGCTGACACAAAATTTGCCCAATCTACTCACCCCAAGCAAACAAGAACTTCCCGACAATATGAAACAGTGGGTGGCGGCTAACAAATTATTAAATCAACCCGATGCAGAAATCATTCAAACACTAATAAATACCGGCATAGATGCGGAAACAGCCACCGCAGAAGTTAGGGAAATATCATCTCATCCCTACTTTCAAGCAGGCAGTCAGTACGTGCAGTTATTGCAGAAATTAGAATCGCATCTCAGGATTAGCAATCAATTAGCTGCATTGTCTTCCAAGTTTGGCACAATCGAACGCAAAAGCAGCCTTTCTAGAGAGTATTTTCTCGAAAATTACTACGCAAAAAATACTCCAGTAATTATTACCAATATTATGCACAACTGGAAAGCGTTGCAGTTGTGGACGCCGGAGTATTTGCAGCAAAAATATGGCGATGTAGAGGTACAAATTCAAGCTAACCGCAACTCAGACCCGAATTACGAAATTAAGATAGAAAATCACAAAAAAATTGTTTTGTTTCGCAAATATGTAGAGATGGTGGTCAAGGGCGGGCCTAGCAACGACTACTACATGGTTGCTAACAACAAAACTCTAGAAAGAGAGGAATTTAAATCCCTATTCGACGACATTGAAATTTTCCCAGAATACCTAAATCCAACGGACACAAAAGGCAGAGTTTTCTTTTGGTTCGGCCCGAAAGGCACGATTACACCGCTGCACCATGACCCAGTTAATTTAATTTTAGCTCAAGTGTCTGGTCGCAAACTAATTAAATTGATTTCTCCGCAACAAACCCCTCTGCTTTACAATCACGTCGGAGTTTTCAGCAAGGTGGACGGCGAAAATCCCGATTATGACAAATACCCGCTTTACAGAGATGCGAAAATTATTGAAGTAATTTTGGAACCGGGAGAGGCTATCTTTATTCCGGTCGGTTGGTGGCATCATGTAAAATCATTGGAGGTTAGTATTTCGGTTTCGTTTACTAATTTTGTTTTTCCCAATTATTATGAATGGAAATATCCTCATATTAATTGGTAA
- a CDS encoding sugar kinase: protein MKTGLFLGLATLDLVYLAEKPPRENQKVVASDCTIAAGGPAANAAVTFSYLGNAAVWAGVLGTHAIAQLIRGDLAEYNVRIIDLEPGRSHSPPVSSIIVTEATGDRSVISINATKSQVDSQTINPDILTSVSIVLVDGHQIAASKEIAQLAKSKNIPIVLDGGSWKPGLEEILPFIEWAVCSDNFHPPDCDNSEQVFAYLSAAGISHIAITRGEKSILYLSNGSYGTVEVPQIQATDTLGAGDIFHGAFCHYILQNNFIDTLTAAAKIASHSCKNFGTRAWMNKG from the coding sequence ATGAAAACCGGATTGTTTTTGGGATTGGCAACTTTAGATTTAGTTTATTTGGCCGAGAAGCCTCCGCGTGAAAATCAGAAAGTTGTTGCTTCTGATTGTACCATTGCTGCGGGCGGGCCGGCGGCCAATGCTGCGGTCACTTTTAGCTATTTGGGGAATGCGGCGGTATGGGCTGGCGTTTTGGGCACTCACGCGATCGCCCAATTAATTCGTGGAGACTTAGCGGAGTATAATGTCAGGATAATTGATTTGGAACCCGGGCGATCGCACTCGCCACCAGTGTCCTCGATTATTGTAACTGAAGCAACGGGCGATCGATCGGTAATTTCCATCAATGCTACGAAATCGCAAGTTGACAGTCAAACAATTAACCCGGATATTTTAACATCAGTTAGTATTGTACTGGTTGACGGACATCAAATCGCAGCCAGCAAAGAAATTGCTCAACTTGCCAAGTCAAAAAACATTCCCATTGTCCTCGACGGTGGCAGTTGGAAACCCGGATTAGAGGAAATATTGCCTTTTATAGAATGGGCCGTATGTTCGGATAACTTTCATCCGCCAGACTGCGACAATTCCGAACAAGTCTTTGCTTACCTGTCAGCAGCCGGAATTTCCCATATTGCCATCACTCGCGGCGAAAAATCAATTTTATACCTCAGCAATGGCAGTTATGGCACTGTAGAAGTACCTCAAATTCAAGCCACAGACACTTTAGGCGCTGGCGACATCTTTCACGGGGCTTTCTGTCACTATATTTTGCAAAACAACTTTATCGATACTCTCACCGCAGCGGCTAAAATCGCTTCCCATTCCTGCAAAAACTTCGGAACCCGCGCCTGGATGAATAAGGGTTAA
- a CDS encoding 3'(2'),5'-bisphosphate nucleotidase CysQ yields MKTLEEISEIARSIAWSASDILQSYYRQDSNTPNLDIQEKKDGPVTAADVAVNSYILDELQSALGNAEFGYLSEETYKSYLKTNGQVPLPQSWVWIIDPLDGTRDFIDRTGEFAVHIALAFEGRPVLAVVAWPQQQKIYYAVQNAGAFMETRDGSAVKLQVSARNIVADLSIVTSRSHRGDRFNQLLQKLPCQNQLAVGSIGCKIATIVEQKADVYIALSGKSAPKDWDLAAPELILTEAGGRFTRFDGSTLQYNRGDVSQWGGLLASNGCCHAALCGQAEQILAGIDGGLK; encoded by the coding sequence ATGAAAACTCTCGAAGAAATCAGCGAAATTGCCCGATCGATCGCCTGGAGTGCATCAGATATCCTACAATCCTATTATCGCCAGGATTCCAACACTCCTAACCTCGACATCCAAGAGAAAAAAGATGGCCCCGTCACCGCCGCCGATGTCGCAGTCAATTCTTACATTCTCGACGAATTGCAGTCGGCTTTAGGGAATGCAGAATTTGGCTATCTCAGCGAAGAAACTTACAAATCTTATTTGAAAACCAACGGTCAAGTTCCCTTACCTCAAAGTTGGGTTTGGATTATTGACCCTTTGGATGGAACGCGAGATTTTATTGACAGGACAGGGGAATTTGCCGTTCACATTGCTTTAGCATTCGAGGGAAGACCAGTATTGGCAGTTGTGGCTTGGCCCCAGCAGCAAAAGATTTATTACGCGGTGCAAAATGCTGGCGCTTTTATGGAAACTCGGGACGGTTCTGCGGTAAAGTTGCAAGTTTCGGCGCGAAATATAGTGGCAGATTTATCTATAGTAACTAGCCGCAGTCACCGGGGCGATCGCTTTAATCAATTGTTACAAAAACTGCCTTGTCAAAATCAACTAGCTGTCGGTAGTATCGGCTGTAAAATTGCGACAATTGTCGAACAAAAGGCTGATGTTTATATTGCTCTTTCGGGAAAGTCTGCACCGAAAGATTGGGATTTAGCGGCACCGGAATTAATTTTGACTGAAGCGGGCGGCCGATTTACTCGTTTTGACGGTTCTACTTTGCAATATAACCGGGGAGATGTGAGTCAGTGGGGGGGATTGTTGGCGAGTAACGGTTGCTGTCACGCTGCTTTGTGCGGGCAAGCTGAGCAGATTTTAGCGGGGATAGATGGGGGTTTGAAGTAA